From a single Planctellipticum variicoloris genomic region:
- the rpmI gene encoding 50S ribosomal protein L35 produces MPKQKTHKGMAKRFKVTASGKIKCKSPFRGHLLSHKSGKRKRQLRGDTVLTKWESVMVRDALRPGV; encoded by the coding sequence ATGCCGAAGCAGAAGACCCACAAAGGGATGGCCAAGCGGTTCAAAGTGACCGCGAGCGGCAAGATCAAGTGCAAAAGCCCGTTCCGGGGTCACCTGCTCAGTCATAAATCCGGCAAGCGGAAGCGCCAGCTCCGTGGCGATACCGTGCTCACGAAGTGGGAATCGGTCATGGTCCGCGACGCCCTGCGTCCCGGGGTCTGA
- a CDS encoding sigma-54-dependent Fis family transcriptional regulator encodes MTTSSGTSPLLGDPRQVLLELAGRHHLPDLLPLAVRRLAEGPTVALVRIWLLQPPFAGDCAKCRLAGECDSREQCLHLVASAGKSLAAPGMAWDQLNGGYRRFPIGIRKVGHIARTGQSLEVPDLQQDQTWVASPQWVRDERITSFAGHPLVHRGEVLGVMGLFAREQPGPACFEWLRMIADHLAAAIANARALEEIESLKKRLEQENAYLREEVQQGASYGELVGQSPALQAVARQIDLVAPTDSSVLILGESGTGKELVARELHRRSQRADRPFIKVNCAAVPRELYESEFFGHAKGSFTGALRDRAGRFELADGGTLFLDEVGEIPLDLQAKLLRVLQEGELERVGDERTRRVDVRVISATNRKLRDESEAGRFRQDLYYRLSVFPIELPPLRNRVEDIPLLAEQFLERLTRKLGRRRPRLTLANVQQLQTYHWPGNVRELQHVLERASIGATDGRLRLELPSDPTQRPAANTAADGSERILTAAELREFEANNLRAALRATAGRIYGPDGAAERLGMKPTTLASRIKALGISGHSS; translated from the coding sequence ATGACAACATCATCCGGTACTTCGCCGCTGTTGGGTGATCCGAGGCAGGTCCTGCTGGAGCTGGCCGGCCGGCACCATTTGCCAGACCTGCTCCCCCTGGCGGTTCGTCGGCTGGCGGAAGGGCCGACGGTGGCGCTGGTGCGGATCTGGCTGCTCCAGCCCCCCTTCGCCGGGGATTGCGCAAAGTGCCGGCTGGCGGGCGAGTGCGACAGCCGCGAACAGTGCCTGCACCTGGTCGCCAGCGCCGGGAAGTCGCTCGCGGCTCCGGGCATGGCGTGGGACCAATTGAACGGCGGCTATCGGCGGTTTCCGATCGGCATCCGCAAGGTCGGGCACATCGCCCGCACGGGACAGTCGCTGGAAGTCCCCGATCTGCAACAGGACCAGACCTGGGTGGCCAGCCCCCAGTGGGTTCGGGACGAGCGGATCACGTCGTTCGCGGGACATCCGCTGGTCCATCGAGGAGAGGTGCTGGGCGTGATGGGACTCTTCGCGCGCGAACAGCCGGGCCCGGCCTGTTTCGAGTGGTTGCGGATGATCGCCGATCATCTGGCGGCGGCGATCGCCAACGCCCGCGCGCTCGAAGAAATCGAGTCGCTCAAGAAGCGGCTGGAGCAGGAGAACGCCTACCTGCGCGAAGAAGTCCAGCAGGGGGCGTCGTACGGCGAACTGGTGGGACAGAGTCCGGCTCTCCAGGCCGTCGCGCGGCAGATCGATCTGGTCGCGCCAACCGACTCGTCCGTGCTGATCCTCGGCGAGAGCGGCACCGGCAAGGAATTGGTGGCGCGCGAGCTGCACCGCCGGAGTCAGCGGGCCGACCGGCCGTTCATCAAAGTTAATTGCGCCGCCGTCCCGCGCGAACTCTACGAGAGCGAGTTCTTCGGACACGCGAAGGGTTCGTTTACGGGAGCGCTGCGCGATCGGGCCGGGCGGTTCGAGCTGGCGGACGGCGGCACGCTGTTTCTCGACGAAGTCGGCGAGATTCCGCTCGACCTGCAGGCCAAGCTGCTCCGCGTGCTGCAGGAAGGCGAGCTGGAGCGGGTGGGGGACGAGCGGACGCGGCGAGTCGATGTTCGCGTGATCTCCGCCACGAACCGCAAGCTGCGGGACGAGTCCGAAGCGGGTCGATTCCGGCAGGATCTGTATTACCGGCTGAGCGTGTTTCCGATCGAGCTGCCGCCGCTCCGCAATCGCGTGGAAGACATTCCGCTGCTCGCCGAGCAGTTTCTGGAACGGCTGACCCGCAAGCTGGGGCGGCGACGTCCGCGGCTGACGCTGGCCAACGTGCAGCAGTTGCAGACATATCACTGGCCCGGCAACGTCCGCGAACTGCAGCATGTGCTGGAGCGGGCTTCGATCGGCGCGACGGACGGCCGACTGCGGCTGGAGCTCCCCTCCGATCCGACGCAGCGGCCGGCGGCGAACACAGCGGCCGATGGGTCCGAACGGATTCTGACGGCTGCGGAGCTGCGCGAGTTCGAGGCGAACAATCTCCGCGCGGCCCTGCGGGCGACCGCCGGACGGATCTACGGCCCCGACGGCGCCGCGGAGCGACTGGGCATGAAACCGACGACGCTGGCCTCGCGGATCAAGGCGCTCGGGATCTCGGGGCACTCGTCGTGA
- a CDS encoding DUF3419 family protein: MVAERLSKTWFNLVHGRNIVYNQCWEDPRLDRVALNLTANDRVVVITSAGCNALDYALAGAGHVHAVDMNPRQNALLQLKLAAARHLDYEDYWQIFGRGRHENWDTLYPRHLRKNLPNDARVFWDRKGQLFSPQGRGRSFYFRTTSGTFAWLVNTYIDRVAKMRDSVNALLAADSVQQQKDIYTEYKLAAALWKPMIRWAMRRDITLSLLGVPASQRKHIDDSYPGGILQFVMDRVEAVFTKLPLKDNYFWRVYLTGEYTPDCCPEYCKPESYQALRNGVADHVTTHTNSVLGFLKQSEHPVTRFILLDHMDWLTRDPAKKILTEEWQGIIDRAAPNARILWRSAGLQGDFVNTLKVQVDGQPREVGSLLHYNPSLANELHSKDRVHTYGSFCIADLKR, translated from the coding sequence ATGGTCGCCGAGCGCCTGAGCAAAACCTGGTTTAATCTCGTTCACGGGCGCAACATCGTCTACAACCAGTGCTGGGAAGATCCCCGCCTGGATCGCGTCGCTCTGAACCTGACCGCGAACGACCGCGTGGTGGTCATCACCTCCGCCGGCTGCAACGCGCTCGACTACGCGCTCGCCGGAGCCGGCCACGTCCACGCCGTCGATATGAACCCGCGCCAGAACGCCCTGCTGCAGCTCAAGCTCGCCGCCGCCCGGCATCTCGACTACGAAGACTACTGGCAGATTTTCGGGCGCGGTCGGCACGAGAACTGGGACACGCTCTACCCGCGGCACCTCCGCAAGAACCTGCCGAACGACGCCCGTGTCTTCTGGGACCGCAAGGGCCAGCTCTTCTCCCCGCAGGGGCGCGGCCGGTCGTTCTACTTCCGCACGACCTCCGGCACGTTCGCCTGGCTGGTGAATACGTACATCGACCGGGTCGCCAAAATGCGCGACTCGGTCAACGCGCTCCTCGCCGCCGACAGCGTCCAGCAGCAGAAAGACATTTACACCGAGTACAAGCTCGCCGCCGCCCTCTGGAAGCCGATGATCCGCTGGGCCATGCGACGGGATATCACCCTCTCGCTGCTCGGCGTTCCCGCGTCGCAGCGGAAGCACATCGACGACAGCTATCCGGGCGGGATCCTGCAGTTCGTCATGGATCGCGTCGAAGCGGTCTTCACGAAACTCCCTCTCAAAGACAACTATTTCTGGCGGGTCTACCTGACCGGCGAGTACACGCCCGACTGCTGCCCCGAATACTGCAAACCGGAAAGTTACCAGGCCCTTCGTAACGGCGTCGCCGACCACGTGACGACGCATACCAACTCGGTCCTCGGTTTCCTGAAGCAGAGCGAGCACCCGGTCACGCGGTTCATCCTGCTCGACCACATGGACTGGCTGACCCGCGACCCGGCGAAGAAGATTCTCACGGAGGAGTGGCAGGGGATCATCGACCGGGCCGCTCCGAACGCCCGCATTCTCTGGCGCAGCGCCGGCCTCCAGGGGGACTTCGTCAACACGCTCAAGGTCCAGGTCGACGGCCAGCCGCGCGAAGTCGGCAGCCTGCTGCACTACAACCCGTCGCTGGCCAACGAGCTGCACAGCAAAGACCGAGTCCACACCTATGGCAGCTTCTGCATCGCGGATCTGAAGCGGTAG
- a CDS encoding alpha/beta fold hydrolase, translated as MVRVLSAFLFVALSAVVSSSVSSGAEPRPPATVVHKTVKVGDLDIFYREAGPKEAPTVLLLHGFPTSSQMFRNLIPALADKYHVVAPDYPGYGHSSMPSRDQFAYTFDNLAQVIEGFTEKMGLQRYALYVQDYGAPVGYRLAVAHPERVTALIVQNGNAYEEGLDNDFWKPVKAYWQAPKDPAKRDALRGILTYDATKWQYTHGVPNLELVSPDGPAHDQFLLDRPGNDEIQLDLFLSYGSNPPLYPQWQEYFRRRQPPTLIVWGRNDQIFPAAGAEPYKRDLKTLEFHLLDAGHFALETSGEEIAGRMREFLGKHVGPK; from the coding sequence ATGGTCCGCGTTCTGTCGGCATTTTTGTTCGTCGCCCTGTCGGCCGTTGTCTCCAGTTCCGTCAGCAGCGGTGCGGAGCCCCGACCGCCGGCCACCGTCGTTCACAAGACGGTCAAGGTTGGCGACCTCGACATCTTTTACCGCGAGGCCGGCCCGAAGGAGGCTCCGACGGTCCTGCTGCTGCACGGTTTTCCGACCAGCTCGCAGATGTTCCGCAACCTGATCCCCGCGCTCGCGGACAAGTACCACGTCGTCGCTCCGGACTACCCGGGCTACGGACACAGCTCGATGCCCTCCCGCGACCAGTTCGCTTACACCTTCGACAATCTGGCGCAGGTCATCGAAGGGTTCACCGAGAAGATGGGTCTGCAGCGCTACGCCCTGTACGTCCAGGACTACGGCGCCCCGGTCGGTTACCGCCTTGCCGTCGCTCATCCGGAGCGGGTCACAGCCTTGATCGTGCAGAACGGGAACGCCTATGAGGAAGGGCTCGATAACGACTTCTGGAAGCCGGTCAAAGCCTACTGGCAGGCTCCGAAAGACCCGGCAAAACGCGACGCCCTCCGCGGGATTCTGACCTACGACGCGACGAAGTGGCAATACACGCACGGCGTCCCGAACCTCGAGCTCGTCAGTCCGGACGGCCCGGCTCACGACCAGTTCCTGCTCGACCGTCCGGGGAACGACGAGATCCAGCTCGACCTGTTCCTCAGCTACGGCAGCAACCCGCCTCTGTACCCGCAGTGGCAGGAATACTTCCGCCGGCGCCAGCCGCCGACGCTGATCGTCTGGGGCCGGAATGACCAGATCTTTCCCGCCGCGGGGGCCGAACCGTACAAGCGGGATTTGAAGACGCTGGAGTTCCATCTGCTCGACGCCGGGCACTTTGCGCTGGAGACCAGCGGCGAGGAGATCGCTGGGCGGATGCGGGAGTTCCTGGGCAAGCATGTCGGCCCGAAATAA
- a CDS encoding MlaE family ABC transporter permease, whose protein sequence is MASVTSNPPPLTFIHHVGAATLSLVEALGDLVLFFLQMLRWLCVRLPRGSVLWPTLYEIGVLSVPVILVTGLFIGMVLAVQSYDTLRIMHFESRLGAVVNVTLVKELGPVLAATMLAGRVGSAIAAEIGTMKVTEQIDALRALGADPIAYLVVPRFLACVCLIPALTVVADAIGIFGGWMVSVPLLGISNHFFWHYSDGFITAFDFVTGVLKSILFGGCIAIISCHRGFHCTNGAEGVGRAATQAFVYSFIAILVVDFFAGMILIRMYWWLFPAPVSLL, encoded by the coding sequence ATGGCCTCGGTCACGTCCAATCCGCCGCCCCTGACCTTCATCCACCACGTGGGTGCGGCGACGTTGTCCCTGGTCGAAGCCCTCGGCGATCTGGTGCTGTTCTTCCTGCAGATGCTCCGCTGGCTCTGCGTCCGCCTCCCCCGCGGCTCGGTCCTCTGGCCGACCCTCTACGAAATCGGCGTCCTCAGCGTCCCGGTGATCCTGGTGACCGGGCTCTTCATCGGCATGGTCCTCGCCGTGCAGTCCTACGACACGCTCCGGATCATGCACTTCGAAAGCCGTCTCGGAGCCGTCGTGAACGTCACGCTGGTCAAAGAACTCGGCCCGGTCCTCGCCGCCACGATGCTCGCCGGCCGCGTCGGCAGCGCGATCGCCGCCGAGATCGGCACGATGAAAGTCACCGAACAGATCGACGCCCTCCGCGCCCTCGGCGCCGACCCGATCGCCTACCTCGTCGTCCCGCGATTCCTGGCCTGCGTCTGCCTGATCCCCGCCCTGACAGTCGTCGCCGACGCCATCGGCATCTTCGGCGGCTGGATGGTCAGCGTCCCGCTCCTCGGCATCAGCAATCACTTCTTCTGGCATTACTCGGACGGCTTCATCACCGCCTTCGACTTCGTCACCGGCGTCCTGAAAAGCATTCTGTTCGGCGGCTGCATCGCCATCATTTCCTGCCACCGCGGCTTCCACTGCACCAACGGCGCCGAAGGGGTCGGCCGAGCCGCGACCCAGGCCTTCGTCTATTCGTTCATCGCCATCCTCGTCGTCGACTTCTTCGCCGGCATGATCCTGATCCGGATGTACTGGTGGCTCTTCCCCGCTCCCGTGTCGCTGCTGTAG
- the infC gene encoding translation initiation factor IF-3, which produces MAPIETTHRVNDQIRLSPIRVVDQEGKMLGVIPTSEAQRLAFEAGLDLVEVAPNERPPVCRIMDYGKFKYEQKKKHSTNTKQHQVQIKEIRLRPKIGEHDIEFKVKQAREFLGHKDKVKFNVIFRGRENAHHDRGRQMLAEIIEVLQDVAKVEKPPGMDGGRSMSAILSPKS; this is translated from the coding sequence ATGGCACCCATCGAAACCACGCATCGTGTGAACGATCAGATCCGCCTGTCCCCGATCCGGGTGGTGGATCAAGAGGGGAAAATGCTGGGGGTGATTCCAACCTCCGAGGCCCAGCGACTGGCGTTTGAAGCCGGACTGGATCTCGTTGAGGTGGCGCCGAACGAGCGCCCCCCCGTCTGCCGCATCATGGACTACGGCAAGTTCAAGTACGAACAGAAGAAAAAGCACTCGACGAACACCAAGCAGCATCAGGTGCAGATCAAGGAAATCCGCCTGCGGCCGAAAATCGGCGAGCACGACATCGAGTTCAAGGTCAAGCAGGCGCGCGAGTTCCTCGGCCACAAGGACAAGGTGAAATTCAACGTCATCTTCCGCGGCCGCGAAAACGCCCACCATGATCGCGGACGCCAGATGCTCGCCGAGATCATTGAGGTGCTCCAGGATGTCGCCAAGGTCGAGAAGCCGCCCGGAATGGACGGCGGGCGAAGCATGAGCGCCATCCTTTCGCCGAAAAGTTGA
- a CDS encoding carboxymuconolactone decarboxylase family protein has protein sequence MSRIPQIAPESATGKAKDLLDAVKAKLGLVPNMTRALANSPAALEGYLGLSGALGKGTLSAKYREQISLTVGQANNCDYCLAAHSTIGKMVGLTPDQIRDSRQGMSVDPKTDALLGFARKVVDQRGRVSDADLDAVREVGFDDAAIAEAVANVALNIFTNYFNHVADTDIDFPRAEPLADSQETCSTSACHNQVA, from the coding sequence ATGTCCCGCATTCCTCAGATCGCTCCCGAATCCGCCACCGGCAAGGCCAAGGATCTTCTCGACGCCGTGAAGGCCAAACTGGGCCTCGTTCCCAACATGACCCGGGCCCTGGCCAACTCGCCCGCCGCCCTGGAAGGCTACCTGGGCCTGAGCGGTGCGCTCGGCAAGGGGACGCTCTCCGCGAAGTACCGCGAGCAGATTTCGCTGACGGTCGGCCAGGCCAACAACTGCGACTACTGCCTCGCCGCCCATTCGACGATCGGGAAGATGGTGGGACTGACACCCGATCAGATCCGCGACAGCCGGCAGGGGATGTCGGTCGATCCGAAGACCGACGCCCTGCTCGGCTTCGCCCGCAAGGTGGTCGACCAGCGCGGCAGGGTGTCGGACGCCGATCTCGACGCCGTCCGCGAAGTCGGCTTCGACGATGCAGCGATCGCCGAGGCGGTCGCCAATGTGGCGCTGAACATCTTCACAAACTACTTCAACCATGTCGCCGACACCGACATCGATTTCCCGAGGGCCGAGCCGCTGGCGGACTCCCAGGAAACGTGCTCGACGTCCGCCTGCCACAATCAGGTAGCCTGA
- a CDS encoding pyridoxamine 5'-phosphate oxidase family protein: MREHPSDVAFTPAVKAIQSQKGSRSDYARMEQGRGWRTVVTPDLAEFLAKLDMFYLGTANAEGQPYIQYRGGPLGFLKVLDEHTLGFADFGGNRQYITLGNLEENSRAFLFLMDYANSRRIKVWGTARIVDNDAELLQRLTDPAYPGRVERAILFSIDAWDINCPQHIHRRFAQRQIAPVIEQLQQRIAELESEVEHLKLKSSIVK, encoded by the coding sequence ATGCGAGAGCACCCCAGCGACGTCGCATTCACGCCGGCCGTGAAGGCGATCCAGTCTCAAAAAGGTTCCAGGTCAGATTATGCACGGATGGAACAAGGCCGTGGCTGGCGGACCGTCGTCACTCCCGATCTGGCCGAATTTCTCGCCAAACTCGACATGTTCTACCTGGGAACGGCGAACGCCGAAGGCCAACCCTACATCCAGTATCGTGGCGGCCCGCTCGGCTTCCTGAAGGTTCTGGACGAGCATACGCTCGGCTTCGCGGACTTCGGCGGCAATCGACAGTACATCACGCTCGGCAATCTGGAGGAGAATTCCCGAGCGTTCCTCTTCCTGATGGACTACGCCAACAGCCGCCGGATAAAAGTCTGGGGGACGGCCCGAATCGTTGACAATGACGCGGAACTGCTGCAGCGGCTCACAGATCCAGCCTATCCCGGTCGCGTCGAGCGGGCCATTTTGTTTTCGATTGACGCCTGGGACATCAACTGCCCCCAGCACATCCACCGGCGGTTCGCTCAGCGGCAGATCGCCCCGGTCATCGAGCAGCTTCAGCAGAGAATCGCGGAGCTGGAGTCCGAAGTCGAGCACTTGAAGTTGAAGTCCTCGATCGTCAAATGA
- a CDS encoding MlaD family protein, producing the protein MNERRLQFRVGLLVLVSISIGTAMAIRFGDLHKHLEEQFPVVVQLPSAEGLYPSAPVTMYGIKIGDVADIQLNEKRGGVDVIVGVKQGTRIRKDSKAIVVRTLLGETSLEFLSGASPEFLAPGTRISGQAATDPLAMVQRLEARTLQTLDAFAATSNDWRLVAKNLNGLMDSNRGDLRLIVERAAESLQEFTATMHNANTMIGEANKIVSNPAAQQALQQTLTSLPKMVEETRLTIAATRHAVENANRNLANLSQLTEPVGQKGPQIVERLDNSLASLESLLGELNALARVVNQGDGTLQRFASDPSLYENMDRSAQSMAVILRNAEPLIRDLKEFSDKIARNPEILGIGGALRPSPGHRDMELLTPAKTPAAATTTQKSGLFRGQN; encoded by the coding sequence ATGAACGAACGACGTCTGCAGTTCCGCGTCGGACTCCTGGTCCTGGTCTCGATTTCGATCGGGACCGCTATGGCGATCCGCTTCGGCGACCTCCACAAACATCTCGAAGAGCAGTTCCCGGTCGTCGTCCAGCTTCCCTCCGCGGAAGGCCTCTACCCCTCGGCGCCGGTCACCATGTACGGCATCAAGATCGGCGACGTCGCCGACATCCAGCTCAACGAGAAGCGGGGGGGCGTCGATGTGATCGTCGGCGTGAAACAGGGGACCCGCATCCGCAAAGACAGCAAGGCCATCGTCGTCCGTACGCTCCTGGGCGAGACCTCGCTGGAATTCCTCTCCGGCGCCAGCCCGGAGTTTCTCGCTCCCGGCACGCGCATTTCCGGTCAGGCGGCGACAGATCCGCTGGCAATGGTCCAGCGGCTCGAAGCCCGCACGCTGCAGACGCTCGACGCCTTCGCCGCCACCAGCAACGACTGGCGACTGGTCGCCAAAAACCTCAACGGCCTGATGGATTCCAACCGGGGCGATCTGCGGCTGATCGTCGAACGGGCCGCCGAGTCCCTGCAGGAATTCACGGCGACGATGCACAACGCCAACACGATGATCGGCGAGGCCAACAAGATCGTCTCGAATCCCGCCGCGCAGCAGGCCCTCCAGCAGACGCTGACGTCGCTGCCGAAAATGGTCGAGGAAACCCGCCTGACGATCGCGGCCACGCGTCACGCGGTCGAAAACGCCAACCGCAATCTCGCCAACCTGTCGCAGCTCACCGAACCGGTCGGTCAGAAGGGGCCGCAGATCGTCGAGCGGCTCGACAACAGCCTCGCCAGCCTCGAATCGCTGCTGGGCGAACTCAACGCGCTGGCCCGCGTGGTGAACCAGGGGGACGGCACGCTGCAGCGGTTCGCCAGCGATCCCTCGCTGTACGAGAATATGGACCGCTCGGCCCAGTCGATGGCGGTCATCCTCCGCAACGCCGAGCCGCTGATCCGCGATCTCAAAGAGTTCAGCGACAAGATCGCCCGTAACCCGGAGATCCTCGGCATCGGCGGCGCCCTCCGCCCCAGCCCCGGCCACCGCGACATGGAGCTCCTCACCCCGGCCAAGACCCCCGCCGCCGCCACCACGACGCAAAAGTCCGGCCTCTTCCGCGGCCAGAACTGA
- the hflC gene encoding protease modulator HflC, producing the protein MSSSHASNAASLPGRGRNWFVRGFAILVLAAIPTCLVMVDETEFVIVERLGRIVQVYDRPADRGLHFKLPWPVESKRRFDRRLQLAAPPGREVFTRDRKNIVVESYIGWKVAESAEGVSLQERPVVRFFRSLGATDVATLRLGSRLQSIVTTQVGQVDLADLLSAADSEAAPGGGDGPLAELSGRVKAELQQRPEEPRPLLEQWGLEVVDVRIRRLNLPAGNQQAVFERMKSERQKIAERYRSAGLAESRMIRSQADRQAGELLARAQSDAEKIRGAGEADALRILNAAHAEDPEFAALLQSLETTKQVLGENTTLVLSASSQLLKLLTEGLPAAGRATVEKPAPETRP; encoded by the coding sequence ATGTCGAGTTCCCACGCAAGTAACGCTGCTTCGCTCCCCGGCCGGGGGCGGAACTGGTTCGTGCGCGGCTTCGCGATACTTGTTCTGGCGGCCATCCCGACGTGCCTGGTGATGGTGGATGAGACCGAGTTTGTGATCGTCGAGCGGCTCGGACGAATCGTGCAGGTTTACGATCGTCCCGCCGATCGCGGGCTGCATTTCAAGTTGCCGTGGCCCGTCGAGTCGAAGCGACGGTTCGACCGTCGGCTGCAGCTTGCAGCGCCGCCGGGCCGCGAGGTCTTTACGCGGGATCGGAAGAACATTGTCGTCGAGTCCTATATCGGCTGGAAGGTTGCGGAGTCCGCGGAGGGCGTCTCTTTGCAGGAGCGGCCGGTCGTGCGGTTCTTCCGGAGCCTGGGAGCGACGGACGTGGCGACGCTCCGACTGGGAAGCCGATTGCAGTCGATCGTGACGACGCAGGTGGGCCAGGTGGATCTGGCGGATTTGCTATCGGCCGCGGATTCGGAAGCCGCCCCGGGCGGGGGGGACGGCCCATTGGCCGAACTGTCAGGACGGGTGAAGGCGGAATTGCAGCAGCGACCGGAGGAGCCCCGACCGCTTCTCGAGCAGTGGGGGCTGGAAGTCGTGGACGTCAGGATTCGCCGGCTGAATCTGCCCGCAGGCAACCAGCAGGCGGTCTTTGAACGGATGAAGAGCGAGCGGCAGAAGATCGCCGAGCGGTATCGCAGCGCGGGACTGGCCGAGAGCCGGATGATCCGCAGCCAGGCGGACCGCCAGGCGGGAGAGTTGCTCGCGCGGGCGCAGTCGGACGCCGAGAAAATTCGGGGTGCGGGCGAGGCGGACGCATTGCGGATTCTGAATGCGGCCCACGCGGAGGACCCCGAGTTCGCGGCGCTGCTGCAGAGCCTGGAAACGACGAAGCAGGTGCTGGGCGAGAACACGACGCTGGTTCTGTCGGCTTCCAGCCAGCTCCTGAAACTGCTGACAGAGGGCCTGCCTGCGGCCGGTCGAGCGACCGTCGAGAAACCTGCACCGGAAACTCGACCGTGA
- a CDS encoding ABC transporter ATP-binding protein: protein MSAPPPALELRHATRRFGTRTVLHDISFGVHVGEVLVIIGESGCGKSVTTKLLAGLLEPSEGEVLWAGRPIADRTRDELRRDRLRLGYLFQGAALFDSLSVFENVAFGLRENGRRSNAEIQQIVAERLREVGLSPDVGKSRPADLSGGMRKRVGLARALAVSPEIIFYDEPTTGLDPVMSDVINELILQTQARHNVTSVVVTHDMNTVRRVADRVVMLEPFARLSQGDSQVIFEGTPEEVFASTDPCVGCFVRGEAGERLRDLFAA, encoded by the coding sequence ATGTCCGCACCCCCTCCCGCCCTCGAACTGCGCCATGCCACGCGCCGCTTCGGGACGCGGACCGTGCTGCACGACATCTCCTTCGGCGTTCACGTCGGCGAAGTCCTCGTCATCATCGGCGAGTCGGGCTGCGGCAAGAGCGTGACCACCAAGCTCCTCGCCGGCCTGCTCGAACCGTCAGAGGGGGAAGTCCTATGGGCCGGCCGGCCGATCGCCGACCGGACGCGCGACGAACTTCGCCGGGACCGCCTGCGGCTCGGCTACCTGTTCCAGGGGGCGGCCCTGTTCGACAGCCTCTCCGTCTTCGAGAATGTCGCCTTCGGCCTCCGCGAGAACGGCCGCCGCTCGAACGCCGAGATTCAACAGATCGTTGCCGAACGCCTGCGCGAAGTCGGACTCTCTCCCGATGTCGGGAAAAGCCGGCCGGCGGACCTGTCGGGGGGCATGCGCAAGCGGGTCGGCCTGGCCCGCGCTCTCGCCGTTTCGCCCGAAATCATCTTTTACGACGAGCCCACGACCGGTCTCGACCCGGTCATGAGCGACGTGATCAACGAGCTGATTCTGCAGACGCAGGCGCGGCACAACGTGACCAGCGTCGTCGTCACGCACGACATGAATACCGTCCGGCGGGTCGCGGATCGCGTCGTGATGCTCGAACCCTTCGCCCGGCTGTCCCAGGGCGATTCTCAAGTGATTTTCGAAGGGACGCCCGAGGAGGTCTTCGCCTCGACCGATCCCTGCGTCGGCTGCTTCGTCCGAGGCGAAGCGGGCGAACGACTCCGCGACCTGTTTGCCGCCTGA
- the hflK gene encoding protease modulator HflK, with translation MTWFPRLCGLLVVGWLASGTFVVPADEKAVVRRFGRMLPQPQASGLHWDLPWPLARVDRVNVTAARTLILGAETAVSADRLPDVLEARPAFLTGDKNLLHVRIAVQYRLAEEHLEDYLFRQTEPEARLRLLVEATVADLVGRSGVDFVQTAGLAVLNARLLADVRQRVAEERLGLEIDQVTIDGVEPPLRVKADFLDVSNARADMSKMISDARTQGEQALAVARADARQALDQAEQERQGRVTAARGAADRFVQLARQIQDDARRGPLSYAESRRLTLGRFHADAVRQILSQIRAKLVLDGSAPVDLALPRAKTP, from the coding sequence GTGACGTGGTTTCCGCGACTCTGCGGCCTGCTGGTGGTCGGCTGGCTGGCCAGCGGAACCTTCGTCGTCCCGGCGGACGAAAAGGCCGTCGTACGGCGATTCGGCCGGATGCTCCCTCAGCCCCAGGCGAGCGGACTGCACTGGGATCTGCCGTGGCCGCTGGCCAGAGTGGACCGGGTCAACGTCACTGCGGCGCGGACGCTGATTCTCGGTGCGGAAACAGCAGTTTCGGCAGACCGGCTGCCAGACGTCCTGGAAGCGCGGCCCGCCTTTCTGACGGGGGACAAGAATCTGCTGCACGTGCGGATCGCCGTGCAATACCGTCTGGCGGAAGAGCATCTGGAGGATTATCTGTTCCGGCAGACGGAACCGGAGGCGCGACTTCGATTGCTGGTCGAGGCGACGGTTGCGGATCTCGTCGGGCGGAGCGGCGTGGATTTCGTACAGACGGCGGGGCTGGCGGTTCTGAACGCGCGACTGCTCGCGGATGTCCGCCAGCGGGTTGCGGAGGAACGGCTGGGACTCGAAATCGACCAGGTGACGATCGACGGCGTGGAGCCGCCGTTGCGCGTGAAGGCCGATTTTCTGGACGTGTCGAACGCGCGGGCCGATATGTCGAAGATGATCAGCGATGCGCGGACGCAGGGGGAACAGGCTCTGGCCGTCGCTCGGGCCGATGCCCGGCAGGCGCTGGATCAGGCGGAGCAGGAGCGACAGGGGCGGGTCACGGCGGCGCGAGGCGCGGCGGACCGCTTTGTGCAGCTTGCGCGGCAGATTCAGGACGATGCCCGCCGGGGTCCCCTGTCCTATGCGGAATCGCGTCGCCTGACGTTGGGACGTTTTCACGCCGACGCCGTACGGCAGATTCTGTCGCAGATTCGGGCGAAGCTGGTGCTTGACGGTTCGGCGCCGGTCGATCTGGCGCTGCCGCGGGCGAAAACTCCCTGA